The following are from one region of the Quercus robur chromosome 1, dhQueRobu3.1, whole genome shotgun sequence genome:
- the LOC126705819 gene encoding cation/H(+) antiporter 14-like — MEEVSRKINDEHWGANAVLSTKLEIFTYAQCYGFLSHKDCLSCYSGTRTRLPKCLPSNSACIYLDGCFFRYDTYNFFKESLNEKHDYVKCSLPTNVSKDVYMGKEFQEKVFKVIENVTDLAVLNKGFALSGERGLEAVYAMAQCWMTDCLALLHAGIIMGPTLLGQSKVYVAKLFPPGARLVLLTFAEFGFMFHVFLLGLQIDTSLVKSIGRKVVVIALTGTIIPLVFGVAAYKIEEHANPSEHALVLLILITTNALTPFIDITGLLNEINILNSEIGRFASSMSLVSDASGWLLAFIVRNIGAALKYSPTEPLSIIATVVGYYFILIFLMRPLVIWIDSFMPKNRPNEENHFIAILCVVLVNGFFAEYIGEHAHFGTFVLGLSLPNGPTLGATMIQKLESLCTGLLLPIYCITSGFKTQFSSIANMSAVKTELIIFAGYFGKFIGTILPSIYFKIPFKESLTLALIMCCKGVMEITIFRVWHDNQFITTQTYTLLIFSMIMATGLATIFIRHLYDPSTRYMVDTRRTITNSAQNSGLRMLVCIHSEENVSSFTNLIEVSNPTKENPIFVCVLQLIEITGQAASILVKLDKQNNLLASNLDYSGQISNAFDHYENYSEGSVKIQNFKAIAPCASMHDDICTLAMDQKTSIIIVPFHKTWAIDGTAEANIPFLRTINKNVLKKAPCSIGVLVNRGEIGGNLSILTGNSSYLISMLFIGGADDREALAYSIRMAGHPNVNLTVVQLIASSYNTINYQNNLDKEAMDELWASINGNQKIKHEKETVRDGADTTLVIQKMANNFDLVIVGRYHEPHSPVTLGLIEWSECPELGVLGDVLASSSFRFSVLVVQHNSPE; from the exons GATGGTTGTTTCTTTCGTTATGATACCTATAACTTCTTCAAAGAGTCCCTCAATGAAAAGCATGACTACGTGAAGTGTAGCCTGCCCACAAATGTTAGCAAAGATGTGTACATGGGAAAGGAGTTTCAAGAAAAAGTATTTAAAGTTATTGAAAATGTGACTGACTTGGCAGTGTTGAACAAAGGTTTTGCATTGTCAGGGGAAAGAGGTCTGGAGGCTGTTTATGCAATGGCGCAGTGTTGGATGACAGATTGCTTGGCTCTTCTTCAC GCCGGCATAATAATGGGTCCAACGTTACTAGGTCAAAGCAAGGTGTATGTCGCAAAATTATTTCCTCCAGGAGCCAGATTGGTACTTCTAACATTTGCAGAGTTTGGCTTCATGTTTCACGTCTTTCTATTAGGATTACAGATTGATACAAGCTTAGTAAAGAGCATTGGAAGAAAAGTCGTGGTAATCGCTCTAACAGGGACTATTATTCCCTTGGTATTTGGAGTGGCAGCATACAAGATCGAAGAACATGCTAACCCTTCAGAGCATGCACTTGTACTTTTAATCTTAATTACTACAAATGCTTTGACCCCTTTCATTGACATCACCGGCCTCCTTAATGAAATCAACATTCTTAATTCAGAAATTGGCCGATTTGCTTCCTCCATGTCCTTGGTAAGTGATGCAAGTGGTTGGCTTCTCGCATTTATTGTGAGAAATATTGGTGCAGCCCTGAAATACTCCCCAACCGAACCTTTATCAATAATAGCAACAGTGGTCGGTTATTACTTCATCTTAATCTTCCTAATGAGACCCCTAGTGATATGGATTGACAGTTTCATGCCAAAAAATAGACCCAATGAGGAAAATCATTTTATAGCCATCCTTTGTGTAGTTTTGGTGAATGGATTTTTTGCAGAGTATATTGGCGAACATGCTCACTTTGGTACTTTTGTGCTTGGTTTGTCTTTGCCAAATGGGCCAACATTAGGCGCAACCATGATACAAAAGCTTGAGTCTCTTTGTACTGGGTTGCTACTTCCAATCTACTGCATTACTAGTGGGTTCAAAACGCAATTCTCTTCCATAGCAAACATGTCTGCAGTAAAAACAGAGCTCATCATTTTTGCTGGTTACTTTGGCAAGTTCATTGGCACCATTTTGCCATCAATCTACTTTAAGATCCCTTTTAAGGAATCTTTGACACTGGCTCTCATCATGTGTTGCAAAGGCGTTATGGAAATCACTATATTTAGGGTGTGGCACGACAATCAG TTCATAACAACCCAAACATATACGCTTCTAATTTTCAGCATGATTATGGCAACAGGGTTGGCCACAATTTTTATCCGTCACCTTTATGACCCTTCCACAAGATACATGGTTGACACAAGGAGGACAATCACAAACTCAGCACAAAACTCTGGTCTCCGAATGCTGGTCTGCATCCATTCAGAAGAGAATGTATCTTCATTTACTAACCTCATTGAAGTGTCCAACCCCACAAAAGAAAACCCTATTTTTGTCTGTGTCCTTCAGCTCATTGAGATCACAGGACAGGCAGCATCTATCCTTGTAAAACTTGATAAGCAAAACAACTTATTAGCTTCTAATCTAGATTATTCTGGACAAATTAGCAATGCCTTTGATCATTATGAGAACTACAGTGAAGGGAGtgttaaaatacaaaacttcAAAGCAATTGCACCATGTGCAAGCATGCATGATGATATATGTACTCTTGCAATGGATCAGAAAACAAGCATCATAATTGTTCCCTTTCACAAAACATGGGCAATTGATGGAACAGCCGAAGCAAACATTCCTTTCCTTAGGaccataaacaaaaatgtgCTTAAGAAGGCCCCTTGCTCCATTGGAGTTCTTGTTAACCGAGGCGAAATTGGTGGCAACTTGAGCATTTTGACAGGTAATTCATCATATTTGATTTCCATGCTTTTCATAGGTGGTGCTGATGATCGAGAGGCACTTGCGTATAGCATTCGCATGGCCGGGCATCCTAATGTCAACCTAACAGTGGTTCAGCTTATAGCGTCAAGTTACAACACAatcaattatcaaaataatctaGACAAGGAGGCGATGGATGAATTATGGGCTAGTATAAATGGAAATCAGAAAATAAAGCATGAAAAGGAGACTGTGAGAGATGGGGCAGATACAACTCTTGTTATACAGAAGATGGCGAACAATTTTGATCTAGTTATAGTGGGTAGATACCATGAACCACACTCTCCAGTTACATTAGGCCTTATAGAATGGAGCGAATGCCCTGAGCTTGGAGTACTTGGGGACGTGCTAGCCAGTTCAAGTTTTAGGTTTTCCGTTTTGGTGGTGCAACATAACAGCCCAGAGTAA